A genomic stretch from Antarcticibacterium flavum includes:
- a CDS encoding YtxH domain-containing protein, producing MKAGKLLIGLVSGAAAGAALGLLFAPKKGTETRRSITETGDNYLKEVKKSFNDFADNLNHKVEAITSKSKATLSKSKTDEKINKAKADLHDMKAS from the coding sequence ATGAAAGCAGGAAAATTATTAATAGGATTGGTTTCAGGAGCGGCTGCAGGAGCAGCGCTGGGACTGCTGTTTGCACCTAAAAAAGGAACTGAAACACGCAGATCTATCACTGAGACCGGTGATAATTATCTGAAAGAAGTTAAGAAAAGCTTCAACGATTTTGCTGATAATCTAAACCATAAGGTAGAAGCCATTACCAGTAAATCCAAAGCTACCCTTAGCAAGTCTAAAACAGATGAAAAGATCAACAAAGCGAAAGCTGATCTTCACGATATGAAAGCCAGCTAA
- a CDS encoding DUF1059 domain-containing protein produces the protein MKTLHCRDAGFDCNEVIRGETEGEVLSQAATHAREVHGINPTPELSEELSYIIKEE, from the coding sequence ATGAAAACGCTACATTGTCGAGATGCCGGTTTTGATTGCAACGAAGTAATACGTGGTGAAACTGAAGGGGAAGTGCTAAGCCAGGCTGCAACCCATGCGAGGGAAGTGCACGGGATCAATCCTACCCCGGAACTTTCTGAGGAACTTTCTTATATTATAAAGGAAGAATAG
- a CDS encoding dienelactone hydrolase family protein yields the protein MKSTLNFLSLGFLSLLLSSCALFKEKVEIEETVKEDPTAIQADRSIIEQLSESPRHHQWVVLKNGSREFQAFVVYPEKSEKTKAVIVIHENRGLDDWARLFADKLAAQGYLVIAPDMISNTQGKKRTSDFENPDAARDAIYDLDPQQVTGDLDAAYQFLQKDASSNGEIAVLGFCWGGSQTFRYATHNRDLASAHVFYGTAPDDAEALAQINTPVYGYYGGDDNRVNATIERTENQMQAAGKKYEYKIYEGAGHAFMKRAHLDPTHEANKEAHDAAWERLLVLLTSN from the coding sequence ATGAAAAGTACACTTAATTTTTTAAGCCTTGGCTTTCTTAGTTTGCTCCTGTCCTCTTGTGCCCTGTTCAAAGAAAAAGTGGAAATTGAGGAAACGGTAAAGGAAGACCCCACTGCGATCCAGGCAGATAGATCTATAATCGAACAGCTCTCAGAGAGCCCAAGACATCATCAATGGGTCGTTCTAAAAAATGGTAGCAGGGAGTTCCAGGCCTTTGTAGTATATCCTGAAAAAAGTGAAAAAACAAAGGCTGTTATAGTAATCCATGAAAATCGGGGCCTGGATGACTGGGCCAGATTGTTTGCAGATAAACTTGCTGCCCAGGGTTACCTGGTTATCGCACCAGATATGATCTCCAATACACAAGGAAAGAAAAGAACTTCAGATTTTGAGAATCCAGATGCTGCAAGGGATGCGATCTATGATCTTGACCCACAACAGGTAACCGGGGATCTTGATGCTGCATACCAGTTTCTTCAAAAGGATGCCTCTTCCAATGGGGAAATAGCAGTCCTGGGGTTTTGCTGGGGTGGTTCTCAAACTTTTAGATATGCCACCCATAACAGAGACCTGGCTTCGGCTCACGTTTTTTATGGAACAGCTCCAGATGATGCAGAAGCTTTAGCTCAAATAAACACCCCTGTTTACGGCTATTATGGGGGTGATGATAACCGGGTGAATGCCACGATCGAGAGAACAGAGAACCAAATGCAGGCTGCCGGGAAAAAATATGAATATAAAATCTATGAAGGTGCCGGGCATGCATTTATGAAAAGAGCTCACCTGGATCCCACCCACGAAGCGAATAAAGAAGCTCACGATGCTGCCTGGGAGCGCTTATTGGTTTTATTGACCAGCAATTAG
- a CDS encoding bifunctional alpha,alpha-trehalose-phosphate synthase (UDP-forming)/trehalose-phosphatase codes for MNRTIIISNRLPLQITIDDQKLDVTPSVGGLATGLKSFHRDGDSVWIGWSGLTKEEIPDNLLPEVEKKAREEACIAVNFTAEEIDGFYYGFSNRSIWPLFHYFMEFTEWDADKWEIYKSVNQKYADVVIENYREGDNIWVHDYQLLLVPQMIRDKEPNASIGFFNHIPFPSYEVFRTVPWREEILKGMLGANLIGFHTFDYERHFLSSVSRILRHQVQFNEVSLPDRIIKVDSFPMGIDYDKFEQAALKHREVTAGKESELQRRLNHHRQKSPDSKLILSIDRLDYTKGIANRIRAFEYFLEKYPEYIENIRLVMLAVPSRSNVPQYQLLKREIDELVGRINGKFATVNWIPIWYFYRSMPFENLIDLYTSCNIALITPIRDGMNLVAKEYIATRTDQTGVLILSEMAGAFHEMNEALIINPNDFEQIANAIQQAIKMPKEEQVRRNTILQKRLKRYSVEKWADDFMTALERTREIKPAFKAKRISEDVENKILKRFQDTRNRIFFLDYDGTLVNFVDKPENARPDPELLELITTLTKLKKTKVVLISGRDKETLGTWWQDVPVELIAEHGVWVRKTGKEWQLNENVHNDWMENVRPVIETFCDRTPGTFIEEKNYSLAWHYRKADPELGEIRANELSNVLKELISNHGLSVLEGNKVLEIKSSGVNKGKAAGKLLLKRNFEFIFAIGDDWTDEVLFKELPNSAITVKVGLKKTVANFFVNETSQVRSLLNKFIEADRNKEKPIEKKA; via the coding sequence ATGAACAGAACGATAATTATCTCAAACAGACTACCCTTACAAATTACTATAGACGATCAAAAGTTAGACGTAACCCCCAGCGTTGGAGGCCTGGCAACCGGTCTAAAATCCTTTCACCGGGATGGGGACAGTGTATGGATAGGATGGAGTGGCCTCACAAAAGAAGAGATTCCCGACAATCTCCTTCCTGAAGTAGAAAAAAAAGCGAGAGAAGAAGCCTGCATTGCGGTTAATTTTACTGCTGAAGAGATCGACGGTTTTTATTACGGTTTTAGCAACAGAAGTATATGGCCGCTTTTTCATTACTTCATGGAATTTACAGAGTGGGATGCAGATAAATGGGAGATCTACAAAAGTGTAAACCAGAAATATGCAGATGTAGTTATTGAAAATTACCGGGAAGGCGACAATATATGGGTACACGATTATCAACTCCTGCTGGTACCCCAAATGATAAGGGACAAAGAACCCAATGCTTCCATAGGTTTCTTTAATCATATTCCCTTTCCATCTTATGAAGTCTTCAGGACGGTACCCTGGAGGGAAGAGATCCTTAAAGGGATGCTGGGAGCAAATCTTATAGGTTTCCACACTTTTGATTACGAAAGGCATTTTTTAAGTTCGGTGAGCAGGATCCTGCGACACCAGGTGCAGTTTAACGAAGTTTCCCTGCCAGACAGGATCATTAAAGTAGACTCCTTCCCCATGGGAATAGATTACGACAAATTTGAACAGGCTGCACTTAAGCACCGGGAAGTTACTGCCGGGAAAGAAAGTGAACTTCAAAGAAGGCTTAATCACCACCGGCAAAAATCTCCAGATTCCAAATTGATCTTAAGTATAGACAGGTTGGATTACACAAAAGGTATTGCAAACAGGATACGTGCATTTGAATATTTCCTGGAGAAGTATCCTGAATATATTGAGAACATACGCCTAGTTATGCTGGCGGTTCCCTCCCGCTCCAATGTCCCTCAATATCAATTGCTTAAAAGGGAAATTGACGAATTGGTGGGAAGGATCAACGGTAAATTTGCCACGGTGAACTGGATCCCCATCTGGTATTTTTACCGGTCAATGCCTTTTGAGAATCTCATTGATCTCTATACCTCCTGTAATATTGCACTCATAACCCCAATTAGGGATGGAATGAACCTGGTAGCCAAGGAATATATCGCCACCAGGACAGATCAAACCGGGGTTTTGATCTTAAGTGAAATGGCCGGGGCATTTCATGAAATGAATGAGGCTCTAATTATTAATCCCAATGATTTTGAACAAATAGCAAATGCCATCCAGCAGGCGATTAAAATGCCAAAGGAAGAACAGGTAAGGAGAAATACCATTTTGCAAAAACGTTTAAAACGCTATAGCGTTGAAAAATGGGCAGATGATTTCATGACTGCACTGGAAAGAACCAGGGAGATCAAACCTGCCTTTAAGGCCAAAAGAATTTCTGAAGACGTAGAAAATAAAATTCTAAAGAGATTTCAAGATACCAGGAACAGGATCTTTTTTCTTGATTATGATGGCACGCTAGTAAATTTCGTGGATAAACCTGAAAATGCCAGGCCCGACCCTGAACTATTGGAACTAATAACAACCCTTACTAAATTAAAGAAAACAAAAGTTGTTCTTATAAGTGGCCGGGATAAGGAAACCCTGGGCACCTGGTGGCAGGACGTGCCTGTAGAATTAATAGCAGAGCATGGGGTATGGGTGAGAAAAACCGGAAAGGAATGGCAGCTTAATGAAAACGTGCATAATGACTGGATGGAGAATGTAAGGCCTGTCATAGAAACATTTTGTGACAGGACACCCGGTACTTTCATTGAAGAAAAGAATTACTCTCTTGCCTGGCATTACAGGAAAGCAGATCCAGAACTGGGCGAAATAAGGGCAAATGAACTTTCGAATGTTCTCAAAGAATTGATCTCCAACCATGGATTAAGTGTGCTGGAGGGGAACAAGGTGCTGGAAATAAAAAGCAGCGGTGTAAATAAAGGTAAGGCTGCAGGAAAATTGCTACTAAAAAGGAATTTTGAATTCATTTTTGCAATTGGTGATGACTGGACAGACGAGGTGCTTTTCAAAGAGCTTCCCAATAGTGCGATCACAGTAAAAGTGGGGCTTAAAAAGACTGTTGCCAACTTCTTTGTAAATGAAACTTCACAAGTAAGAAGCCTCCTAAACAAGTTTATCGAAGCCGATAGAAATAAGGAAAAACCAATAGAAAAAAAGGCCTGA
- a CDS encoding alpha/beta hydrolase: MKYLWPSLLAVLLLITGCKNPGKEKDSSNIISENKLDKYAVLLNDTIIYHPNFSSKYVDDRNVEIWLPPGYTTNPSEAYKVIYMHDGQNIFDQSTAYGNVEWGIDETMDSLVQNKLVPPAIVIGIWNNGRKRFPEYMPQVPEEHINNPQAQALLKENFGVTELLSNNYLKFIVEELKPFVDSTYNTSLKREDTSIMGSSMGGLISLYALTSYPETFGAAACVSTHWPVPLIGEVFINQLTTTLPMAGDHKIYFDYGTRGLDEDYEPYQLRVDEIMRSKGYQPQQDWISMKIDGAGHNESSWKKRAHIPLKFLLKK, translated from the coding sequence ATGAAATATCTTTGGCCTTCCCTCCTGGCAGTTTTGCTGTTGATCACCGGCTGTAAGAACCCGGGAAAGGAGAAGGATTCATCCAATATTATTTCTGAAAATAAGCTGGACAAATATGCCGTGTTACTTAATGACACTATTATATACCACCCCAATTTTTCTTCCAAATACGTAGACGACCGAAACGTGGAAATATGGCTGCCACCGGGTTATACCACCAACCCTTCTGAAGCTTATAAGGTGATCTATATGCATGATGGACAAAATATATTTGACCAATCCACTGCGTATGGAAATGTGGAATGGGGAATAGACGAAACCATGGATTCCCTGGTTCAAAACAAGCTCGTGCCTCCTGCAATTGTAATAGGTATATGGAACAATGGCCGCAAGAGATTTCCTGAATATATGCCCCAGGTACCGGAAGAACATATTAATAATCCACAGGCGCAGGCTCTGTTAAAAGAGAATTTTGGAGTTACAGAACTGCTTTCAAATAATTATTTAAAATTTATTGTAGAAGAATTAAAACCCTTTGTTGATTCCACCTATAATACTTCTCTCAAAAGAGAAGATACCTCAATTATGGGGTCCTCAATGGGAGGACTTATATCCCTTTACGCCCTCACCTCCTACCCGGAAACATTCGGAGCAGCAGCCTGTGTTTCCACCCACTGGCCTGTTCCCCTTATAGGGGAGGTTTTTATCAACCAACTCACCACAACCTTACCTATGGCCGGTGATCATAAAATCTATTTTGATTACGGTACACGGGGGCTTGATGAAGATTACGAGCCATACCAATTGAGAGTAGATGAAATAATGAGATCTAAAGGGTATCAACCGCAGCAGGATTGGATATCAATGAAAATTGATGGTGCCGGCCACAATGAAAGCAGTTGGAAAAAACGAGCCCATATCCCGCTAAAGTTTCTCCTTAAGAAGTAA
- a CDS encoding S8 family serine peptidase, producing MMKKSQLLNALNLFMVLVIVILLTSCSQDAMEQVEDAKIENDARSSNGIPGRYIVIVSMEPAVKNQKAAAILEEVTGEVRKMPGAKISMKYSQSLSGFAANLSQKQVALLKKDKRVTAVYQDKLVYLEETSGQNFPPWGLDRLDQRDGLLDRAYAYNATGDGVYAYIMDSGIRYSHEDFGQRATLGIDLVQEYPDEEYDKNNGELEPGNDCHGHGTHVAGTVGGTKYGVAKDVNLISVRVFSCAGITSWSRLILAVDWITENALKPAVVNMSIGGEAADPVDIAIENSIATGIHYVIAAGNWNSDACGYSPARVATALTVGASRIDNYRAHFSNFGDCVDIYAPGMDIISASITDDTSTKISSGTSMAAPHVAGLAALYLQKNPDTSPASLHDAIIANSTGGAVMEVPAGNNNLAYSLWAPAEFTAPPPPDLNLRAIGIKGKGSTTIHLVWDPTEDSHVTIYKNNSLFSRWYNTGEYSLTVNGGGKDSFKICEENYDNCSEIVTANFNDDSGFEPNQPPAASFPYVVDGLTVQFSDTSTDPDGTINACTWYFGDGYYTTRQNPLHTYPEPETYRVELHASDDLRASDYHIEYITLTLDETGDPDPTDPNEPTDPEPNPGDIELSARGYKMKGTWHTDLTWTPAGTSTKVDIYQNGNFLARVDNTGSYTDVTGYKGGGSLTYEVCEAESKTTCSNVVTVMF from the coding sequence ATGATGAAAAAATCACAATTACTCAATGCCCTTAATCTTTTCATGGTTTTGGTCATAGTGATCTTATTAACATCCTGTAGTCAGGATGCTATGGAACAGGTAGAAGACGCAAAAATAGAAAATGACGCTAGATCTTCAAATGGTATTCCAGGCAGGTATATAGTTATAGTTTCGATGGAACCGGCAGTTAAGAACCAAAAAGCAGCTGCTATTTTGGAGGAAGTTACCGGCGAGGTAAGAAAGATGCCGGGTGCGAAAATAAGTATGAAATACAGCCAGTCTTTAAGTGGTTTCGCAGCAAACCTGAGCCAGAAACAAGTGGCTTTGCTTAAAAAGGATAAAAGGGTTACTGCTGTTTATCAGGATAAATTAGTATATCTGGAGGAAACCAGTGGCCAAAATTTTCCTCCCTGGGGGTTGGATCGTCTGGACCAAAGGGATGGATTATTAGATAGGGCATATGCCTACAATGCAACGGGGGATGGTGTTTATGCCTATATAATGGATTCAGGTATAAGATATTCGCATGAGGATTTTGGGCAACGGGCCACCTTGGGAATAGATTTAGTCCAGGAGTATCCAGATGAGGAATATGATAAAAATAATGGGGAGCTGGAACCTGGGAACGATTGCCATGGTCACGGTACACATGTCGCCGGTACGGTAGGCGGTACAAAATATGGAGTTGCCAAAGATGTTAATCTTATTTCTGTACGTGTATTCAGTTGTGCTGGTATAACTTCCTGGTCCCGCCTTATCCTTGCGGTTGACTGGATAACAGAAAATGCTTTAAAACCTGCAGTGGTAAATATGAGTATAGGAGGTGAGGCAGCAGATCCTGTGGATATCGCCATAGAAAATTCTATAGCTACCGGTATTCATTATGTAATTGCAGCAGGGAACTGGAATAGTGATGCCTGTGGTTATAGCCCTGCTCGTGTTGCCACTGCTCTTACAGTTGGCGCAAGTAGAATTGATAATTACAGGGCTCATTTTTCCAATTTTGGGGATTGTGTGGATATTTATGCTCCGGGTATGGATATTATATCGGCTTCTATTACAGACGATACATCAACCAAAATTAGTAGCGGTACTTCAATGGCTGCACCGCATGTTGCCGGCCTGGCGGCACTTTATCTACAAAAGAATCCAGACACCTCCCCGGCATCACTTCATGATGCAATTATTGCGAATTCTACCGGGGGAGCAGTGATGGAAGTACCGGCAGGGAATAATAATTTGGCCTACAGCCTCTGGGCTCCGGCAGAATTTACAGCTCCGCCACCTCCAGATCTCAATCTTAGGGCTATAGGTATTAAAGGCAAGGGTAGCACAACTATTCATCTTGTTTGGGACCCTACAGAAGATTCTCATGTGACTATTTATAAAAATAATTCCTTGTTCTCTAGATGGTACAATACAGGTGAATATAGTCTTACCGTAAATGGTGGTGGAAAAGATTCTTTTAAAATATGTGAGGAGAATTATGATAATTGTTCTGAAATTGTAACGGCCAATTTTAATGATGATTCCGGTTTTGAACCCAATCAACCTCCTGCCGCCAGTTTCCCATATGTCGTGGATGGTTTAACCGTACAATTTTCCGATACCAGTACAGATCCTGACGGTACAATTAACGCCTGCACCTGGTATTTTGGAGATGGCTACTATACTACCAGGCAAAATCCCCTGCACACTTATCCTGAGCCGGAAACTTATAGGGTAGAGCTACATGCCTCTGATGATCTCAGGGCATCAGATTATCACATAGAATACATAACCCTCACATTGGATGAGACCGGGGATCCAGACCCAACCGACCCTAATGAACCAACAGATCCTGAACCTAATCCTGGGGATATTGAACTCTCTGCCAGGGGTTATAAAATGAAGGGGACCTGGCATACAGATCTTACCTGGACGCCGGCGGGAACATCAACAAAAGTGGATATCTACCAAAATGGTAATTTCCTTGCACGGGTTGACAATACAGGATCTTATACCGATGTCACGGGATATAAAGGAGGAGGTTCACTTACATATGAAGTTTGTGAGGCAGAAAGTAAAACTACCTGTTCGAATGTAGTGACCGTGATGTTTTAA
- a CDS encoding M28 family metallopeptidase, producing the protein MTIKITLQHLLFLLAAPAFIFTAAAQQTDERIYEIIEEVSAERLENDIRTLAGFGTRNTFSDTISDTRGIGAARRWIKAEFDNISQNCNNCLDVFYQKDFVTTEDGNRIPHDAWVVNVVAIQKGTKYPNRYVIMSGDIDSRASDTMDFETDAPGANDNASGMAGAIEAARVLSNYEFENSIIYVGLSGEEQGLFGGKGLAEYAQKNDWEIIGILNNDMIGNIEGVDGVIDNRSFRIFSGPVPPTETERERNMRRFYGGEVDGISRQLARYVHKTTETYMPEMNPMMIYRLDRFGRGGHHRPFNDLGFPGIRIMEAHENYNRQHQDIRTEDGIEYGDVIEGVNFDYAAKLTAVNAINLASLAWAPPAPKNVEIGGIVEPSTRLRWEKVSGDVAGYKIYWRDTTAPQWQHSRFVGDVNEFTLTGIVIDNFYFGVSSVGTNGHESPVVFPSGTFR; encoded by the coding sequence ATGACGATTAAGATTACCCTTCAGCATTTGTTGTTCTTACTTGCAGCTCCCGCTTTTATTTTTACAGCTGCTGCACAGCAAACCGATGAGCGCATTTATGAAATTATAGAAGAAGTCTCTGCAGAAAGGCTGGAAAATGATATACGAACACTCGCCGGTTTTGGCACTCGTAATACCTTTAGCGATACTATCTCTGATACCCGCGGGATAGGTGCTGCCAGAAGATGGATCAAAGCTGAATTTGATAATATTTCCCAAAATTGCAATAATTGTCTGGATGTTTTTTATCAAAAGGATTTTGTTACTACCGAGGATGGTAACAGGATCCCACATGATGCCTGGGTAGTGAATGTAGTAGCTATACAAAAAGGAACAAAATATCCCAATCGCTATGTTATCATGAGCGGTGACATAGATTCAAGGGCAAGCGATACGATGGATTTTGAAACCGATGCCCCGGGTGCCAATGATAATGCGAGCGGTATGGCCGGAGCAATTGAAGCCGCCAGGGTGCTGTCCAATTATGAATTTGAAAATAGTATTATATATGTTGGCCTGTCTGGGGAGGAGCAGGGACTCTTCGGGGGAAAAGGACTGGCAGAATATGCCCAGAAAAATGACTGGGAGATCATCGGCATCCTTAATAATGACATGATAGGAAATATAGAAGGTGTAGACGGTGTTATTGACAATAGGAGCTTCAGGATTTTTTCTGGGCCGGTGCCTCCCACCGAGACAGAAAGAGAAAGAAATATGAGAAGATTTTACGGGGGAGAAGTTGATGGTATTTCAAGACAACTTGCACGTTATGTGCATAAAACTACTGAAACCTATATGCCAGAGATGAACCCCATGATGATCTACAGGCTGGACAGGTTTGGAAGAGGTGGCCACCACCGTCCTTTTAACGACCTTGGATTTCCCGGGATTCGTATTATGGAGGCCCATGAGAATTACAACAGGCAGCACCAGGATATTAGAACCGAAGATGGGATTGAGTATGGGGATGTGATCGAAGGAGTAAATTTCGATTACGCGGCAAAACTCACGGCAGTAAATGCTATTAATCTTGCCAGCCTGGCCTGGGCCCCACCTGCACCAAAAAATGTAGAAATTGGTGGGATCGTAGAACCTTCTACAAGGTTACGCTGGGAAAAAGTAAGCGGCGATGTTGCGGGATATAAGATCTACTGGAGGGATACCACAGCTCCACAATGGCAGCATTCAAGATTTGTAGGTGACGTTAATGAATTTACCCTCACCGGGATTGTTATAGATAACTTTTATTTTGGAGTATCATCAGTAGGAACAAACGGTCACGAGAGTCCGGTGGTTTTCCCTTCTGGTACTTTTAGGTAG
- a CDS encoding mechanosensitive ion channel family protein, producing MTEVQQDVLQYFIGGFILLLVIFGLTYLVLKKIGKDPSNILPVNFANRIMIPMLIFLASIITKAAIVAKVFRFDYTYEVLGSLSSIGIILSITWFIIVILRIVKTRMLLKYDVTAQDNLSARKRYTQYTILENIVIFIIVILAIGIALMTFDSIRAVGVSVLTSAGIAGIILGFSAQKAIGTLLAGIQIAITQPIRIDDVVIVDGEWGRIEEINLTYVVVKIWDKRRLVVPSTYFIENTFQNWTRESADILGTVFIYTDYTVSFDALREELTRLLKSTPHWDGNVNVLQVTDVKERTIEIRALMSAKDSGTAWDLRVFIREKLVAFLQDKYPDSLPKTRITLQGDQKVDN from the coding sequence ATGACAGAGGTACAACAAGATGTTTTACAGTATTTTATTGGTGGGTTTATCCTTCTGCTTGTAATCTTTGGATTAACCTATCTCGTTCTTAAAAAAATAGGCAAAGATCCCAGCAACATCCTGCCGGTTAATTTTGCAAACAGGATCATGATCCCTATGCTAATTTTCCTGGCTTCCATAATTACTAAAGCCGCGATTGTGGCAAAAGTTTTTAGGTTTGATTATACCTATGAGGTCCTGGGAAGTTTAAGCAGTATTGGAATAATCCTGAGTATTACCTGGTTCATTATAGTGATACTTAGAATTGTCAAAACCCGAATGCTTCTAAAGTATGATGTCACAGCCCAGGATAATTTAAGCGCCCGCAAGAGATATACCCAATATACTATCCTGGAGAATATCGTCATCTTTATCATTGTCATTTTAGCCATAGGAATCGCCCTTATGACCTTTGACAGTATACGGGCTGTAGGAGTGAGTGTGCTAACATCTGCCGGGATTGCGGGGATCATACTTGGTTTTTCTGCTCAAAAAGCCATTGGAACATTGCTTGCGGGAATCCAGATTGCCATCACCCAGCCCATTCGTATTGATGATGTTGTAATTGTTGATGGGGAATGGGGAAGAATTGAAGAGATCAATCTAACTTATGTTGTGGTGAAAATTTGGGATAAAAGACGACTGGTTGTACCCTCCACCTATTTCATAGAAAATACTTTTCAAAACTGGACAAGGGAAAGTGCAGACATCCTGGGAACTGTATTTATTTATACAGATTATACCGTCTCCTTTGATGCTTTAAGGGAGGAACTTACAAGGTTATTGAAATCTACCCCGCATTGGGATGGGAATGTAAATGTACTACAGGTAACCGATGTTAAAGAGAGAACAATTGAGATACGTGCGCTTATGAGCGCCAAAGATTCAGGTACCGCCTGGGATCTACGGGTCTTCATCAGGGAAAAGCTGGTTGCATTTCTACAGGATAAATATCCTGATAGCCTGCCAAAGACCCGTATAACGCTACAGGGCGATCAAAAAGTTGATAACTAA
- a CDS encoding glycoside hydrolase family 15 protein, with translation MDNLDYGIIGNCKSAALVSKTGSIDWCCLPHFNSAGIFAKLLDDKIGGSFSVEVTADYTITQEYLWKTNIISTVYDNGENAFQLIDFMPRYRRDDGTYYAPPDIIRFIRLLKGAPVLRINYDPKLDFAREKTYNENKGDYIKSYTQEGKYDSLYLYSSFDLDSIINSEEIILEDNAYLLLGYHEKLIKQSLDRAYLKFQRTKTYWMNWSEKTTSYKVYTEEILRSALVLKALTYEKSGAVLAAATTSVPETIGEERNWDYRFCWIRDASMVIKVMAGLGHTKSAKQFLEFIIHLIPHKDEKIQIMYGINGEKDLTENILTHLEGYAGSKPVRVGNAAYIQKQNDIYGILMEVIYQQFIQFETSLENSEELWTIVRGIVKIVEEHWQQPDKGIWELRTEDRHFVFSKLLCWVAIDRAIKIGEILRKGINDEKWKALRTEIYEDIYHHGWNDEVEAYTQSYGSKDLDASTLLMEQYGFIDARDPRFVSTVKATEKQLCREGLLYRYKNQDDFGTPSSSFTICTFWFIDSLYKIGEKQKAKEMFDKLLSYSNHLGLFSEDIDFETKRLLGNFPQAYSHLALIETAANFSKSSVSEEEMWTEF, from the coding sequence ATGGATAATTTAGATTACGGAATAATTGGAAACTGCAAGAGTGCTGCCCTCGTTTCCAAAACAGGCTCCATAGACTGGTGCTGTTTACCACATTTCAACTCGGCAGGCATCTTCGCAAAGCTGTTGGATGATAAAATTGGAGGAAGTTTTTCTGTAGAAGTAACGGCAGATTATACGATCACACAGGAATATTTATGGAAGACCAATATAATAAGTACAGTTTATGACAATGGCGAGAACGCCTTCCAGCTCATAGATTTTATGCCCCGCTACAGGCGTGATGATGGTACTTATTATGCCCCGCCAGATATTATTAGGTTCATAAGGTTATTAAAAGGGGCTCCGGTGCTGAGAATTAACTATGATCCCAAACTGGATTTTGCAAGGGAGAAAACATACAATGAGAATAAAGGCGATTATATTAAGAGTTATACCCAGGAGGGAAAATATGATTCACTTTATCTATACTCAAGCTTTGATCTGGACAGCATCATAAATTCTGAAGAGATCATCCTTGAAGATAATGCTTACCTGTTATTAGGTTACCACGAAAAATTGATCAAACAGAGCCTTGACCGCGCTTACCTGAAATTTCAACGTACCAAAACTTATTGGATGAACTGGAGTGAGAAAACCACTTCCTATAAAGTTTATACAGAGGAGATTTTAAGAAGTGCCCTGGTATTAAAAGCCCTTACTTACGAAAAATCTGGCGCTGTACTTGCAGCTGCCACTACCTCTGTGCCAGAGACAATAGGAGAGGAGCGCAACTGGGATTACCGTTTTTGCTGGATTAGGGACGCCTCCATGGTAATTAAGGTAATGGCAGGGTTAGGACATACGAAGTCCGCAAAGCAATTCCTGGAGTTCATTATTCATCTTATTCCACACAAGGATGAAAAGATCCAGATCATGTACGGAATCAATGGAGAGAAAGATCTCACTGAGAATATTCTTACCCATCTTGAAGGATATGCCGGGTCCAAGCCGGTGCGAGTTGGGAATGCAGCCTATATACAGAAACAAAATGATATTTATGGGATCCTCATGGAGGTTATCTATCAGCAATTTATCCAATTTGAAACTTCTCTTGAGAACAGTGAGGAATTATGGACAATTGTAAGAGGTATTGTAAAGATCGTTGAAGAACACTGGCAACAACCGGATAAAGGAATATGGGAACTGCGAACTGAGGACAGGCATTTTGTTTTCTCCAAGCTCTTATGCTGGGTAGCTATAGACAGGGCCATAAAGATTGGAGAGATCCTTAGGAAAGGGATCAATGATGAAAAATGGAAGGCCCTGCGAACAGAGATCTACGAAGATATTTACCATCATGGCTGGAATGATGAGGTAGAAGCCTATACCCAGTCCTATGGATCTAAAGACCTTGATGCCTCCACCTTATTAATGGAACAGTACGGCTTTATTGATGCCAGGGACCCCAGGTTTGTAAGTACCGTAAAGGCAACAGAAAAACAACTTTGCAGGGAAGGCTTATTATATCGCTATAAGAATCAGGATGATTTTGGAACGCCAAGTTCTTCGTTCACAATCTGTACCTTCTGGTTTATTGACAGCTTATATAAGATTGGGGAAAAACAAAAGGCTAAGGAAATGTTTGACAAGTTGTTATCCTATAGCAATCACCTGGGACTTTTTAGTGAGGATATAGATTTCGAGACAAAACGTTTACTGGGTAATTTCCCTCAAGCTTATTCCCATCTTGCTTTAATCGAAACTGCGGCAAACTTTTCTAAGAGCTCAGTTTCTGAAGAAGAGATGTGGACAGAATTTTAG